Proteins encoded within one genomic window of Humulus lupulus chromosome 1, drHumLupu1.1, whole genome shotgun sequence:
- the LOC133788439 gene encoding subtilisin-like protease SBT1.6 — protein MAPPLTPISFLFFFLCSILVPKTLSFSSDQTAKTFIFRVDSHSKPSVFPTHYHWYSTEFAEAPQILHTYDTVFHGFSAVLTPDEVASISRHPSVLAVFEDKRRQLHTTRSPQFLGLRNQRGLWSESDYGSDVIVGVFDTGIWPERRSFSDLNLGPIPSRWKGTCEAGVKFSAKNCNRKLIGARFFAKGHEAAGNIGGPISGVNNTVEFRSPRDADGHGTHTASTAAGRYAFEASMSGYASGIAKGVAPKARLAVYKVCWKDSGCFDSDILAAFDAAVNDGVDVISISIGGGDGISSPYYLDPIAIGAYGAASKGVFVSSSAGNDGPNGMSVTNVAPWMTSVGAGTIDRNFPAVIVLGNGRKLSGVSLYAGAPLKGKMYPLVYPGKSGMLPASLCMESSLDPNLVKGKIVICDRGSSPRVAKGMVVKKAGGVGMILANGMSHGEGLVGDAHLLPACAVGSDEGSAVKAYVSSTSNPTATIDFHGTVIGIKPAPIVASFSGRGPNTLNPEILKPDLIAPGVNILAAWTDAVGPTGLDTDTRKTEFNILSGTSMACPHVSGAAALLKSAHPDWSPAAIRSALMTTASTVDNRNQPMTDEATGKPSTAYDFGAGHINLDRAMDPGLVYDITSNDYINFLCSIGYGPKVIQVITRTPVSCPAKRPLSENLNYPSMAVLFSTTTKGKPSKMFIRTVTNVGAPNSVYRVSIEAPKGITVAVKPAKLVFTEAVKKRSFVVTVSADSRNLVFGDSGAAFGSLSWTDGKHVVRSPIVVTEVTPL, from the coding sequence ATGGCTCCTCCTCTAACACCGATCTCCtttctctttttcttcctttGCTCAATTCTTGTGCCTAAAACGCTGTCGTTTTCAAGCGATCAAACGGCCAAGACTTTCATTTTCCGAGTGGATAGTCACTCTAAGCCGTCGGTTTTTCCTACCCATTATCACTGGTATTCCACCGAGTTCGCCGAAGCACCTCAAATCCTCCATACATACGACACCGTTTTCCATGGCTTCTCCGCCGTGCTCACCCCTGACGAGGTGGCTTCCATCAGTCGTCACCCTTCTGTCCTCGCCGTTTTCGAGGACAAACGCCGTCAGCTCCACACCACTCGTTCCCCCCAATTTCTTGGCCTGAGGAATCAGCGGGGTCTTTGGTCTGAATCCGATTACGGCTCCGATGTTATTGTTGGCGTGTTCGATACAGGAATCTGGCCCGAGCGACGGAGCTTCTCGGATTTGAATCTGGGTCCGATCCCGAGTCGATGGAAAGGTACTTGCGAGGCCGGAGTGAAATTCTCAGCCAAGAATTGTAACCGGAAGCTGATTGGTGCCAGATTCTTCGCCAAAGGTCATGAGGCGGCGGGAAATATCGGCGGCCCGATTAGTGGGGTGAACAACACGGTTGAGTTCCGGTCACCCAGAGACGCCGATGGGCATGGGACCCACACGGCGTCGACGGCGGCGGGGAGGTACGCTTTCGAGGCGAGCATGTCTGGCTATGCTTCAGGTATAGCCAAAGGAGTGGCTCCAAAAGCTCGATTGGCGGTCTATAAGGTTTGCTGGAAGGATTCCGGTTGCTTCGACTCTGATATTTTGGCAGCTTTCGACGCCGCCGTCAATGATGGTGTCGATGTTATCTCCATATCGATCGGTGGCGGTGATGGAATATCTTCGCCGTATTATCTCGATCCCATAGCAATTGGAGCTTACGGAGCTGCTTCTAAAGGTGTCTTCGTGTCGTCCTCAGCTGGAAATGATGGACCCAATGGAATGTCAGTGACTAACGTCGCACCATGGATGACCTCAGTTGGAGCAGGCACCATAGACAGGAATTTCCCGGCTGTTATTGTTCTTGGCAACGGGAGGAAACTCTCTGGCGTTTCTCTTTATGCCGGAGCTCCATTAAAGGGCAAAATGTACCCTCTGGTTTACCCTGGTAAATCGGGTATGCTCCCAGCTTCTCTCTGCATGGAAAGTTCGCTGGATCCCAACTTGGTCAAGGGAAAAATCGTTATTTGTGATCGCGGAAGTAGTCCCAGAGTTGCTAAAGGTATGGTGGTCAAGAAGGCTGGAGGTGTGGGTATGATCTTAGCAAATGGAATGTCCCATGGCGAAGGACTAGTCGGTGATGCTCACCTTCTTCCGGCTTGTGCCGTCGGCTCCGATGAAGGGAGCGCCGTAAAAGCTTATGTATCGTCCACTTCGAATCCCACTGCCACCATTGATTTCCATGGAACAGTTATCGGAATTAAACCGGCGCCGATTGTGGCTTCCTTCTCCGGGAGAGGACCCAATACTCTGAACCCAGAAATCCTCAAGCCGGACTTGATTGCGCCGGGTGTTAACATTCTCGCCGCGTGGACAGACGCAGTCGGGCCAACTGGGCTGGACACTGATACCCGAAAAACCGAGTTCAACATTCTGTCAGGAACATCAATGGCTTGCCCCCATGTGAGTGGAGCAGCAGCTCTTCTCAAATCTGCTCACCCAGATTGGAGCCCAGCTGCCATTAGATCCGCATTAATGACAACTGCTAGTACAGTCGATAACAGAAACCAGCCCATGACCGATGAAGCCACAGGAAAACCCTCGACGGCATACGATTTCGGAGCCGGACATATCAATCTGGATCGAGCTATGGATCCGGGTCTAGTCTACGACATCACAAGCAATGACTACATCAACTTCTTATGCTCAATCGGGTACGGACCTAAAGTGATTCAGGTGATCACTAGGACCCCGGTGAGCTGCCCGGCGAAAAGGCCGTTGTCTGAGAATCTGAATTACCCTTCAATGGCGGTGTTGTTTTCGACAACAACTAAAGGAAAGCCAAGCAAGATGTTTATCCGTACGGTGACGAATGTCGGGGCTCCGAATTCTGTGTACCGGGTTAGTATCGAAGCACCGAAGGGAATCACGGTGGCAGTGAAGCCGGCGAAGCTGGTGTTCACGGAGGCCGTGAAGAAGCGGAGCTTCGTGGTGACTGTTTCAGCGGACAGTCGGAATCTAGTATTTGGagactcaggtgcagctttcggGTCGCTCTCTTGGACCGATGGAAAGCATGTCGTTCGGAGCCCCATTGTCGTTACCGAAGTAACGCCGTTGTAA